From the genome of Populus trichocarpa isolate Nisqually-1 chromosome 15, P.trichocarpa_v4.1, whole genome shotgun sequence, one region includes:
- the LOC7474831 gene encoding putative pentatricopeptide repeat-containing protein At1g31840 isoform X1 codes for MVLKTMFLCNSSLIISKILVNIKSPSAIFSSITKSHNHCSYYYFFSSSSSSKNKNWSLIHQIVKAFHNQQNPKPLNPILLSKLQLYHVPDVIISLQPKPFSAIRFFEWAESFFISPLSAPSFCALLHVLLQNQLFSRAACVFDKFIMQFGNDYDTLDAFRDGFCDLDSTNHSVVYGFLIESYCRKGMFDKSVDIFMHVCVKGIFVSPNVVYLLLGSLIDSHCVEVIVDKYGELCSAMREQPFSVYEFVMNRFMNKGEVEMGLRFHKALVQGGFGLDIITCNKILKGIWMQNDIGVADDYFNMVVRIGPKPNVVTFSTLIDAYCKEGNLDKAFVLFDVMAGNGVTPDLIVYSILIDGLFKAGRLEDGQRLLLVALDKGIKLDVVGFSSAMDAYVKIGDLGRVIQIYKRMLNEGISPNVVSCSILIKGFCQNGRILEACGLFVQILKLGFEPSILTYSALIAGFCKSGNLRDGFYLYEDMIKKRCEPDTIVYSVLINGLCKQGLVGDALRFFFQAVNRGLSPNVFTLNTLLDSFCRLKCIVGAMKVYYLMGMLNIKADTVTYTILIKGAAQFGRVDEALMLFFQMLKKDFKPDVITYCTLIDGLCKLKKSSAGLCIFDFMCKNAVAPDIAIYNVLINMHSREGHLEAALGLFVHVVERGPKPDVFTFNTMICCYCNFKRLDDAVQLFAKMTSEQLRPNAITFTILIDAFCREGRMDDAMLMFSKMLEEGPEPNLVTYSCLIHGYFKSQSMMESGLKLYNEMLENNIAPNIVSYSILIDGLCKRGLMKEASCAFRCALDKHLLPDVIAYTILIRGYCKVGRLTEAMMFYDNMLLNRLTPDRFLERTLEEYQLKKAGAKHLCA; via the coding sequence ATGGTACTCAAAACTATGTTCCTTTGTAATTCATCCTTAATAATCTCAAAGATACTAGTTAATATCAAAAGCCCTTCTGCTATTTTCTCGTCTATTACTAAAAGTCACAATCATTGCTcttattattactttttctctagctcttcttcttctaagaACAAGAACTGGAGCCTTATACACCAAATTGTTAAAGCCTTTCACAAccaacaaaaccctaaacccttaaACCCTATTCTTCTCTCTAAATTACAACTCTACCATGTACCAGACGTTATTATATCCCTTCAGCCTAAGCCCTTTTCGGCTATTAGATTCTTTGAGTGGGCTGAGAGCTTTTTCATTTCACCACTCTCTGCACCATCATTCTGTGCCCTCCTCCATGTCTTGCTTCAAAACCAATTATTTAGTCGTGCTGCTTGTGTTTTCGATAAGTTTATCATGCAATTTGGAAATGATTATGACACTTTGGATGCCTTTCGTGATGGTTTTTGTGATTTGGATTCGACAAACCATAGTGTTGTTTATGGGTTTTTGATTGAGAGTTACTGTCGAAAAGGGATGTTTGATAAATCTGTTGATATATTCATGCATGTTTGTGTAAAGGGTATTTTTGTTTCACCAAATGTGGTGTACTTGTTGTTGGGTTCTTTGATTGATTCACATTGTGTTGAAGTAATTGTGGATAAGTATGGTGAGCTGTGTTCAGCTATGAGAGAACAGCCTTTTAGTGTTTATGAATTTGTAATGAATAGGTTTATGAACAAGGGTGAGGTTGAAATGGGTTTGAGATTCCATAAAGCTTTGGTTCAAGGAGGTTTTGGTCTGGATATCATTACTTgcaataagattttaaaaggtATTTGGATGCAAAATGATATAGGAGTTGCagatgattattttaatatggtaGTGAGGATTGGCCCAAAACCAAATGTTGTCACATTTAGCACATTGATTGATGCATATTGCAAAGAGGGAAATTTGGATAAAGCATTTGTGCTTTTTGATGTTATGGCAGGGAATGGTGTGACACCTGACTTAATTGTCTACAGCATTCTTATTGATGGCCTGTTTAAGGCAGGGAGGCTGGAAGATGGACAAAGGCTCTTGTTGGTAGCATTAGATAAGGGTATCAAGTTGGATGTTGTTGGTTTCAGCTCAGCCATGGATGCATATGTGAAAATTGGGGATTTAGGGAGGGTAATTCAGATATATAAGAGAATGTTGAATGAAGGGATTTCACCTAATGTGGTCAGCTGCAGCATTCTTATAAAGGGGTTCTGTCAGAATGGTAGGATCTTAGAGGCTTGTGGACTGTTTGTTCAGATTCTGAAACTTGGTTTTGAGCCATCTATTTTAACTTACAGCGCTCTCATTGCTGGATTTTGCAAATCAGGAAATCTAAGGGATGGGTTTTATTTATATGAGGATATGATAAAGAAGAGGTGTGAACCTGATACCATTGTTTACAGTGTTCTGATAAATGGTCTATGCAAACAAGGGTTGGTGGGTGATGCACTAAGATTCTTCTTTCAAGCTGTGAATAGGGGTTTAAGTCCCAATGTTTTTACTTTGAACACCTTGCTAGACAGCTTCTGTAGATTGAAATGCATAGTTGGTGCTATGAAGGTGTACTATCTAATGGGAATGTTAAATATAAAAGCAGACACAGTGACCTACACCATCCTTATTAAAGGCGCTGCTCAATTTGGTAGAGTTGATGAGGCACTGATGTTATTCTTCCAAATGCTCAAGAAGGATTTCAAACCAGATGTTATTACATATTGCACTCTGATTGATGGACTTTGTAAGCTGAAAAAATCATCTGCAGGATTATGTATTTTTGATTTCATGTGCAAGAATGCTGTGGCCCCTGATATTGCAATTTATAATGTTCTCATTAATATGCATTCTAGGGAAGGCCATTTGGAGGCTGCACTTGGACTCTTTGTCCATGTTGTTGAGAGAGGGCCAAAACCTGATGTTTTTACTTTCAACACAATGATTTGCTGTTACTGCAATTTCAAAAGGTTAGATGATGCAGTTCAGCTTTTTGCGAAGATGACAAGTGAACAGCTCAGACCCAATGCCATTACTTTTACCATACTGATTGATGCATTTTGTAGAGAAGGTAGAATGGATGATGCCATGTTGATGTTTTCCAAAATGCTGGAAGAGGGTCCCGAACCCAATTTGGTGACATATAGTTGTTTGATTCATGGTTATTTCAAATCTCAAAGTATGATGGAAAGTGGCTTAAAGCTGTATAATGAGATGCTTGAAAACAATATTGCTCCAAATATTGTCAGTTACAGCATTCTCATTGATGGTCTATGTAAAAGAGGTCTAATGAAGGAAGCGTCTTGTGCTTTTCGTTGTGCGCTAGACAAACATTTATTGCCTGATGTGATAGCTTATACGATTCTGATCCGTGGATATTGCAAGGTTGGGAGATTAACTGAAGCCATGATGTTTTATGACAATATGTTATTGAATAGACTCACTCCAGACCGCTTCCTGGAAAGAACACTTGAGGAGTATCAACTTAAAAAAGCTGGAGCTAAACATTTGTGTGCTTGA
- the LOC7474831 gene encoding putative pentatricopeptide repeat-containing protein At1g31840 isoform X2: MSAGKGRLNGNGVTPDLIVYSILIDGLFKAGRLEDGQRLLLVALDKGIKLDVVGFSSAMDAYVKIGDLGRVIQIYKRMLNEGISPNVVSCSILIKGFCQNGRILEACGLFVQILKLGFEPSILTYSALIAGFCKSGNLRDGFYLYEDMIKKRCEPDTIVYSVLINGLCKQGLVGDALRFFFQAVNRGLSPNVFTLNTLLDSFCRLKCIVGAMKVYYLMGMLNIKADTVTYTILIKGAAQFGRVDEALMLFFQMLKKDFKPDVITYCTLIDGLCKLKKSSAGLCIFDFMCKNAVAPDIAIYNVLINMHSREGHLEAALGLFVHVVERGPKPDVFTFNTMICCYCNFKRLDDAVQLFAKMTSEQLRPNAITFTILIDAFCREGRMDDAMLMFSKMLEEGPEPNLVTYSCLIHGYFKSQSMMESGLKLYNEMLENNIAPNIVSYSILIDGLCKRGLMKEASCAFRCALDKHLLPDVIAYTILIRGYCKVGRLTEAMMFYDNMLLNRLTPDRFLERTLEEYQLKKAGAKHLCA; encoded by the exons ATGTCAGCTGGCAAAGGGAGATTAAATG GGAATGGTGTGACACCTGACTTAATTGTCTACAGCATTCTTATTGATGGCCTGTTTAAGGCAGGGAGGCTGGAAGATGGACAAAGGCTCTTGTTGGTAGCATTAGATAAGGGTATCAAGTTGGATGTTGTTGGTTTCAGCTCAGCCATGGATGCATATGTGAAAATTGGGGATTTAGGGAGGGTAATTCAGATATATAAGAGAATGTTGAATGAAGGGATTTCACCTAATGTGGTCAGCTGCAGCATTCTTATAAAGGGGTTCTGTCAGAATGGTAGGATCTTAGAGGCTTGTGGACTGTTTGTTCAGATTCTGAAACTTGGTTTTGAGCCATCTATTTTAACTTACAGCGCTCTCATTGCTGGATTTTGCAAATCAGGAAATCTAAGGGATGGGTTTTATTTATATGAGGATATGATAAAGAAGAGGTGTGAACCTGATACCATTGTTTACAGTGTTCTGATAAATGGTCTATGCAAACAAGGGTTGGTGGGTGATGCACTAAGATTCTTCTTTCAAGCTGTGAATAGGGGTTTAAGTCCCAATGTTTTTACTTTGAACACCTTGCTAGACAGCTTCTGTAGATTGAAATGCATAGTTGGTGCTATGAAGGTGTACTATCTAATGGGAATGTTAAATATAAAAGCAGACACAGTGACCTACACCATCCTTATTAAAGGCGCTGCTCAATTTGGTAGAGTTGATGAGGCACTGATGTTATTCTTCCAAATGCTCAAGAAGGATTTCAAACCAGATGTTATTACATATTGCACTCTGATTGATGGACTTTGTAAGCTGAAAAAATCATCTGCAGGATTATGTATTTTTGATTTCATGTGCAAGAATGCTGTGGCCCCTGATATTGCAATTTATAATGTTCTCATTAATATGCATTCTAGGGAAGGCCATTTGGAGGCTGCACTTGGACTCTTTGTCCATGTTGTTGAGAGAGGGCCAAAACCTGATGTTTTTACTTTCAACACAATGATTTGCTGTTACTGCAATTTCAAAAGGTTAGATGATGCAGTTCAGCTTTTTGCGAAGATGACAAGTGAACAGCTCAGACCCAATGCCATTACTTTTACCATACTGATTGATGCATTTTGTAGAGAAGGTAGAATGGATGATGCCATGTTGATGTTTTCCAAAATGCTGGAAGAGGGTCCCGAACCCAATTTGGTGACATATAGTTGTTTGATTCATGGTTATTTCAAATCTCAAAGTATGATGGAAAGTGGCTTAAAGCTGTATAATGAGATGCTTGAAAACAATATTGCTCCAAATATTGTCAGTTACAGCATTCTCATTGATGGTCTATGTAAAAGAGGTCTAATGAAGGAAGCGTCTTGTGCTTTTCGTTGTGCGCTAGACAAACATTTATTGCCTGATGTGATAGCTTATACGATTCTGATCCGTGGATATTGCAAGGTTGGGAGATTAACTGAAGCCATGATGTTTTATGACAATATGTTATTGAATAGACTCACTCCAGACCGCTTCCTGGAAAGAACACTTGAGGAGTATCAACTTAAAAAAGCTGGAGCTAAACATTTGTGTGCTTGA